Genomic window (Gymnogyps californianus isolate 813 chromosome 2, ASM1813914v2, whole genome shotgun sequence):
CAGTTGCTCTACCATGACACAACAATCCTTGTGGTTCAGGCTACTCTGCCTTCCCAGGTGCAGCAACCTCACCTCAGATTTTTGGggttggttgtggttttttcagGGTGCTTCTTCAAATccatctgttgcttttttcagcATCAGTGCTATGTGAGACCAAAAAGTTACTTTCATAGTCAAATAATTAATCCTATCTTCAGTTGGATCAGATGGAGAGCTAATCTCACAGGTATGGAAGTTCTTATGTTCctaataatgtttttcttattcttctccCCTATGCTGAGGGTATTTCTGCAAATGAAGACATTAATTCTAAACCTAGAGATGCAAGTAAAATACACATCTGCAGTCTCCAGCAAGAGGGTAAGGAGAGAGAGACTTGCACTGGGAGCTTtgggaattatttttcaaatatctaCGCATCAGGTAaggctaaattaaaaaaaacaaaaacaaaaaacaaacttaaTTTGTGATTGCTACATCTTAAATGTTACTGAGAACACACCCTCTTTGCCTGTTCTCTCAGGAAGATCTCACAGGGCCTCAATAGCATGCTGTGGAGCTACTGTGGCAGGGTCCTTAGGGGCCACCACCACATGTGAGAGAGCAGAAACTGAAGGACACTAAGCATGAAGATCCCCTTTCTCCAACCTCTACCTCTGTGCATTATCACTCTTCGGAGTTCTCTCAGTCTCTTTTCATCATTGCTATATCTTCTTCAAAACTTacccagaaataaaatttcctttcttcttatcAGGGAAAATCTGAGAGAAGAGTATTTGTTGAGGTTGCTGCCTCAGCCAGAGAGGCTGAAAACTGCTGATGGTGTGGATTCCTAAAACAGTTATGCAGAGGATTGAAGGAGACTAGCCAGGCCATGGAAATCTTTTCCTGTCCTCCAGCTGTGTCCATCTTCCTAATTCCCCTGTAAATATGAACAAAGGCATTTTCAGGACCATGCTGAGGGAGAAAGGATGTTCACCCTCTGTGTTTTGCACTTCTTCCCGTGAAACCACTGTGATCGCTGCGGCAGCCACCTCTCTGGAGCAGTGTGAAGATTTATGGATAAAGTCTCCCTTTCTTGCTGGGAGATGTgttctgttgttgctgctggAAGGTGGAGTTGAGGAGTAGTACACTGCTGTGTCCTGGGAATGGCTGCAAAGCGAGCTAATGCTTCCTTTCTCATCCTTCCTCATCTTACCCACTGGCAGATGGCCACTAAGCAAATGAAGAGTCTCTCACGAGCCAGGTTTGCACTCTGTGGCACTTCTTATGCCTGAAGCAAGAAGTACAGCATAATTAAGAATATTGCAAAAACATTCATGTGCTAAGGCCCTATGTTCTTAaccatgtttttccttttcctcactgTTTTATTACATCCCCATTCCTGTTTGATTGCATGTGAAATGGATATACAGGGAGAAACTCAGCAGAATATTCATAGTCACTGAAATAGTCTCtgaccagcctggctgagctGATAGCGCTTAACACTGATTTGCATGTTCTCCTCATTTATGCATAGATGTGTTACCTGCTAAAAATGCTGAAGGCTTCACAGAACAGTTCTTGCTTGAGGTGGCAGAGATTCTCCTGAGTTACATTAAGAGAAcctgtgacagagaaaataGTCCTGGACTTTCATTACCCCCATCAGCTTCTGGAAGGCTTGGAAGGGTTCAGCCTGGAACTGTCTGACCAGCCAGAGCCCTTGGAACAAATGCTTGCTGATTATGGGGACACCTTAAAATACAGAGTTAAAACAGGTAAAGTAGCAAAAACATACATGCCTCATTGTTAGATCGTTTCATGGATGCATGAAATACTGATTCATGGATTGGACTAGATTTGTATGAAAATCTGGGGTTTATCAAATGTGTGGTATATATTTTGTGCCAATTCTATGTTTCTAGTAATGTTCATAATGCTCCGAAAAGGTTTTGTTATAGAAGACATTTGGTGGGAAGAGATGTACTACTCTGGGACCAGTTAACAGATCAGAAGTTATTTATGCTGTCTCATTTAGGGGTCTCTGCATGgtcaatgggaaaaaaaaaaaaaaataggcttcTAAATTGGGTACTCTTACTTTCTTACTTAGATGCTACAGTTTGATATGTACCTATAAACGCAGGAGGAAAATGCTCCCCTTGCTCCCTCATTAATGATAATGTTATTTGAAATGGTGATGCTTTTGCAAGATTGGATTGGGTTTTGCatggtttcatttttcccctcttcattAAGGCATTGTTTGACATGCTTGGCTGACTTCCCatgtccatttttttcctctatatcGTCAGCTAACTTGTTTGCTGTATTTACAGAGGCATTAAGTAGAGCACAGTCCTTAACTCAGTACAGTCCAGGAAGTAGCAGAAAGATGTAAAaccatttggttttgttcagatATTCAAGGACATATGGAGTTCAAGAACATATGGAGTTCTAGCCCTAAAGAAAATAGGATGCTTCTGAACATATGCCAAAATGAATAACTTCAGCAAACACTTACGTGTCATCCTGATGTAGATATTAAATTTAGttgattaatttaaatttttttaatggtgccTAATGCTTTACAGCCTCCATTATATCCTTTTCTCAAGGATGTCTGTCTTTCCCAACATTACCATGAAGCATGCTCTTGTGTCCCATATTGATTTCCATATCCTTTTAAATAATCACTTGACAAAAGATAATAGAGACTGTGCTGAGAAAACTATTTATTACACAGAATCTGGTTTACTTGTCTATAGTTTTGGGACATCCTCGCTACTTCATTCATCTTTCTAGTGCCCTTGACATTATTGGTCTAGCTGGGGAATGGCTCACAGCTACAGCGAATACTAACATGTATGTACTGTAAATACCAGTCTTTTGTAGCAAGTGAAATTATAGCAATTACTCCTGTATCTTGACCTTTTAGTGCAGATAAACCCAAGGTGTGGTCATACATTTGTTTCTCAACAGTGGTGGACAGCATCTGTTTAAAGCATTCCTTTCCTGACTGTATTCCCACTTCTCCCCTGCTCAGCAAGGGGCATGACAAAACAGTACAGGACAGACCTTGGCTCTGCCAGTGCAGGGCAGCCAGCCTTCGCTGAGAGTCTTAGTTGAGAGCAGCGGCTTCTGCAAGCGCTCCCCGTTCACTTCGCGCAGGACGTCTCCTCAGGGCATTAGTGACTGTTGGCAGAACATCTGTAGacaattatattaaaataccCATCTCTTACATTTTGCTTAATAGCAACTAATCTTACATGTTTGACTTGGGTGTGCTAACCAGAAGAATTACTGTACTTCTTTGCAAATATGTTGAATTAAAATCCACTGTTGATGCAGATCAAAACCTCTAATATCTCTGTGCTCTGCCCTGTGAAACTGTAGGTGGAGGACTAATACATgaagaattaatattttaggaTGTTTGACCAGAACTAGATATCTTCATGCAAGACTTTATTGACTGGGGAGCATTTATAGACCCATATAGGAGGGAACACAGCAGGTTCAGCAAAGGGTGAATTGACCTCCTGCCATAGCTTTGCCCAAAGAATCTCCTAAGAAATCTAAACTACAGTGTGTGTACGTGGCTGGTTCTGCTATATTTGTGTACCctaaaaatctttgtttaatGAATTCCCTGTAAAACCCCCACATACGTATGgctatacatatatatgtgtgtgtacaggTATACATACAacaccttctcctccccccccccccccaaaaaaaaataaaagaaatatttttgtctttgtaataTTAGTTGCTGGATTAttcagaataatattttcagtatacGGCTTGTTAGATATTTGCCctaaactcattttctttttttaacctccatgaaataataatgaataaaaagcGGGCTTTTGTCAAAGAAATTTTGATAGGTTTCAGGACCGAAAATACAGCTTTCCAGAAGTGGGGAATGGGTAAGAATGGAGCAGGAGTGGCCTTGAGAGCATTAGCAAATGCGTTCTACTTGCAGAAAATGAATAGTGTTAAGAGATAGGATAAATAGAAAGGAGTAAAAGACCAAAGTGCATTTATATAAGAAAAGAAGTCACAGGGTTAATGAGAAGTACTTCCACAGTTGCTAagggaaacagaggaaagaacTGATGGCTGCAGGCTTAGCTGAGGTACCAACAGGATATTCTGTCACTCCCAGAATTATATCTTAGGTTCTTGGGCATGTAACTCAAGAGTGGTTTGTAATATATTGGAGGGGAAGACAATGTATACTTACGTGCCTGTGAGGAAAGGTtttgagtttttgtttgtttgttttaattatttctggaGATGCTGGAATAAGGTTTTATATTCATGGAAGTAGCCAGTGTTTTTCAGGTCTTGATAAACAATGCTCCTACCTCTTTCCCAATCACAATATACTTTTAGCTCTTCATTATGTGTAcaaaaaatggaacaaattaGAGTAGAGAAATCTGGATAATCACAGTATATATGATTCCCTTTGGAAAGGGTAGGTGGAGAAAGAAGTATGCAGAGTATGTGTATGTGGTaacatttttatcatctttaaGACTGTGGATGTGGTTATTTTTAACTAGCAGTGTTACCTTGTCTGATAACCTTTGAAAACTGTTTATAAGGCTTCTCATCTATATTGCATTTCTTAATTAATATCAGATAGTAGACTGGATCTACAGTCCCTAATTTTATTCCATCATACACTTTGAACATGTAAGTAGTCCTTCTGAGTTGAGCAACTTGTATTTGGATAGGGAACTTTTTTGCAAAGGACTGCAAAAGTCTCTCAGTCCCCTCTGACAGGCTATAGTATaatttgcaggggaaaaaaggggctGGTGTCAAAGTGCGTGAGCCACCATTTTTCATTCCTGATGTTTGCAATTAAATTAAGCATGCACTTGGCTTCATTGGTGATAGCAAAGCCATTGTTTATAATTAATTTGTGCATCATTCTGACAATCTGGCGTGCAAACATAGCTTATTACTTATTAGCCTAAATTTCTGTGCTCCAGGCAAACTTGgccatatggaaaaaaaattgcatgcaGAAGGCCAAAAAGCCACCCAGAATTCTGCCTgaagtttcagatt
Coding sequences:
- the LOC127012654 gene encoding LOW QUALITY PROTEIN: glutamate decarboxylase 1-like (The sequence of the model RefSeq protein was modified relative to this genomic sequence to represent the inferred CDS: inserted 2 bases in 1 codon), yielding MNLVKQIAKGISANEDINSKPRDASKIHICSLQQEGKERETCTGSFGNYFSNIYASDVLPAKNAEGFTEQFLLEVAEILLSYIKRTCDRENXVLDFHYPHQLLEGLEGFSLELSDQPEPLEQMLADYGDTLKYRVKTVLGHPRYFIHLSSALDIIGLAGEWLTATANTNMYVL